Proteins from a single region of Gasterosteus aculeatus chromosome Y, fGasAcu3.hap1.1, whole genome shotgun sequence:
- the LOC120812526 gene encoding putative fructose-2,6-bisphosphatase TIGAR A: protein MGFLASKIIEFRVSPLQREWRCHVWILFPSILSVHLVTYTRALLYSMKTLTFALSLIRHGETQYNKDGLLPGHRFPLSESGLQQAEAAGCYLKDVECSNVFSSNMLRAQQTVQTIMKHNRSCSGLQLVCDPLLKEKSFGIAEGRLVQDVREMAEAAGQSFPGFTPPKGETQEQVTQRVKEFLEKTFQQIGAEHWCDRGEEDETSSSSNPLSTSPAEGRADEGVRGFPVHALVITHGAHMCMAVRFLVEELGCSLPPGSDKEHVFALSPNTGLSRFLLTVRRAEGRFALSAIRCVFVHRKGGAFKSRS, encoded by the exons ATGGGGTTTTTGGCCAGtaagataattgaattcagggtctctcccctccaaagagagtggcgttgtcacgtctggataTTATTCCCaagtattttaagtgtccattTGGTCACATATACACGTGCTTTATTGTACAGCATGAAGACGCTGACATTTGCGCTGAGCCTTATTCGACA tGGGGAAACGCAGTACAACAAAGACGGCCTGCT GCCAGGCCATAGATTTCCCTTGTCTGAGAGCGGGCTGCAGCAGGCTGAGGCAGCCGGCTGTTACCTGAAAGATGTTGAGTGCAGTAACGTGTTTTCCAGTAACATGCTGCGGGCGCAGCAG ACGGTTCAAACAATAATGAAACACAACCGCAGTTGTTCTGGCTTGCAATTGGTGTGTGACCCTTTGCTTAAGGAGAAA AGCTTCGGGATAGCGGAGGGGCGGCTGGTGCAGGACGTGAGGGAGATGGCCGAGGCAGCGGGCCAGTCGTTTCCGGGCTTCACCCCTCCGAAGGGGGAGACTCAGGAGCAG GTGACACAGCGGGTCAAAGAGTTCTTGGAGAAAACCTTCCAGCAGATCGGGGCCGAGCACTGGTgtgacagaggggaggaggacgagacctcctcctcctccaatccGTTGTCAACATCTCCTGCGGAGGGACGAGCAGACGAGGGGGTCAGAGGTTTCCCTGTCCACGCTCTGGTCATCACCCACGGGGCCCACATGTGCATGGCGGTGCGGTTCTTGGTGGAGGAGTTGGGCTGCTCCTTGCCGCCGGGCTCCGACAAAGAGCACGTCTTCGCTTTGAGTCCAAACACGGGTCTGAGTCGGTTTCTCCTCACCGTGAGAAGAGCGGAGGGCAGGTTCGCACTGTCAGCAAtccgctgtgtgtttgtccacagGAAGGGGGGGGCGTTCAAAAGTAGGAGCTAA